In the genome of Populus nigra chromosome 9, ddPopNigr1.1, whole genome shotgun sequence, one region contains:
- the LOC133703755 gene encoding G-type lectin S-receptor-like serine/threonine-protein kinase At4g27290, with translation MSLSKILSLIIHASMDTKRTLFSNAIVLFMASILFASCCGIDIINQTHFISDSKNESLISSIGNFKLGFFSPGNSPSRYVGIWFNKVSKQTVVWVANREIPLKKSAGIFKIAADGNLAVVDSKGRTPLWSTNISMPNANSSAKLLPSGNLVLVVKNNSGNSESIVWQSFDYPTDTILPGMRFGLNRETGLNQFLTSWKSSDDPAPGDFSFGLNPNGSPQYFLYRNLAPYWRGGPWNGRSLSGTPDISTGVKSNRPDFSNEAGFLNYSFVSNKQGTYITFYLRNTSVSSSMVLEPTGIVKRVTWREDSQDWALFWLEPDGSCDVYANCGSYSICNFNNAIKCSCLPGFEPLSPHDWHTRCVEKRKFQCGKGAGEGFLKIANVKIPDATRTRAYTNLSLKECEMECLRSCNCSGYASLDINNEGQGCLAWYGELNDMQQYTDEGQDFHLRVEAGELAAYAKNSPKSSTATNWIVRVIVLFAIALLLLFVSIYLHSRKKRARKGHLEKRRRCELLSLDPENRMSNSEDLTSAHECEENLNITFYDLGTIRAATDNFSSERKLGEGGFGPVYKGKLSNGKEVAIKRLSKSSEQGIDEFKNEVLLIAKLQHRNLVKLVGCCIEAEEKMLIYEYMPNKSLDYFIFDQSRKASLEWEKRFEIIMGIARGILYLHQDSRLRIIHRDLKTSNVLLDGEMNAKISDFGTARIFCGNQNQANTNRVVGTFGYMSPEYALDGLFSVKSDVFSFGVLLLEIISGRKNIGFFKEDLSSNLIRYTWNLWKDGNALEMMDLSIRQSCPSSEVLRCIQVGLLCVQDCAANRPTMSEIIFMLSTDTTLPSPTQPTFSITRSQNDPSFPAIDTSSSVNQVTISLVDAR, from the exons ATGAGTTTGTCCAAAATCTTGTCACTAATCATCCATGCCTCCATGGACACCAAGAGAACTCTCTTTTCCAATGCCATTGTACTTTTCATGGCTTCCATTCTGTTCGCATCTTGTTGTGGAATTGACATCATAAATCAAACCCACTTCATCTCAGATAGCAAAAATGAATCCCTCATATCCTCCATCGGAAATTTCAAACTAGGCTTCTTTAGTCCAGGCAACTCTCCAAGCCGGTACGTTGGAATATGGTTCAACAAGGTCTCGAAACAAACTGTTGTTTGGGTTGCCAACAGAGAAATTCCACTTAAGAAATCCGCTGGCATTTTCAAGATTGCTGCAGATGGAAATCTGGCTGTTGTTGATAGCAAAGGAAGGACTCCTCTTTGGTCCACAAACATTTCTATGCCAAATGCCAACTCATCTGCCAAGCTCTTACCTTCAGGCAACCTTGTTTTGGTGGTTAAGAACAACTCAGGTAACTCTGAATCCATTGTATGGCAAAGCTTTGATTACCCTACTGATACTATCTTGCCTGGAATGAGATTCGGCTTGAACCGGGAAACTGGTTTAAATCAATTCCTAACTTCATGGAAATCAAGTGATGATCCGGCACCTGGAGATTTCTCATTTGGGCTTAACCCAAATGGTTCACCTCAGTACTTCTTGTATAGGAATCTGGCTCCATATTGGCGAGGTGGACCATGGAACGGTAGGAGCCTGAGTGGTACACCTGATATATCAACCGGGGTCAAGAGCAATCGTCCAGACTTCAGCAATGAGGCTGGTTTTCTCAACTATAGTTTTGTCAGCAACAAACAAGGAACTTACATCACTTTCTATCTAAGAAACACTTCTGTTTCCTCTTCAATGGTGCTAGAACCTACTGGCATAGTTAAGCGAGTCACATGGCGTGAAGATAGCCAGGATTGGGCTTTGTTTTGGCTTGAACCTGATGGCTCATGTGATGTTTACGCAAACTGTGGCTCTTATTCTATATGCAACTTCAACAACGCGATAAAGTGCTCATGCTTACCAGGATTTGAACCTCTTTCACCTCATGATTGGCATACTAGATGTGTAGAGAAGAGAAAATTCCAATGTGGGAAGGGTGCAGGAGAAGGGTTCTTGAAGATAGCTAATGTGAAGATTCCTGATGCTACCAGGACCCGCGCTTACACGAATTTGAGCTTGAAAGAGTGTGAAATGGAGTGCTTGAGGAGCTGTAATTGCAGTGGATATGCTAGTCTAGATATAAATAATGAGGGACAAGGCTGTTTAGCTTGGTATGGTGAGCTAAATGACATGCAGCAATATACTGATGAGGGACAGGACTTTCATCTGCGAGTGGAGGCAGGGGAGCTTG CTGCATATGCAAAGAACAGCCCAAAATCCTCCACGGCTACGAATTGGATAGTTAGAGTTATCGTTTTGTTTGCTATTGCGTTGCTGCTTCTTTTTGTGTCAATTTACCTTCACTCTCGAAAGAAACGTGCGAGAAAAG GCCATCTAGAGAAGCGAAGGAGATGTGAGTTGCTATCATTGGATCCAGAAAATCGCATGTCAAACTCTGAGGACCTTACGAGCGCCCATGAGTGCGAAGAGAATTTAAATATAACCTTCTATGATCTAGGCACCATCAGAGCTGCAACAGACAATTTTTCTTCTGAAAGAAAACTTGGAGAAGGTGGATTTGGCCCTGTCTACAAG GGAAAGCTATCAAATGGAAAGGAGGTAGCTATTAAAAGGCTATCGAAGAGCTCAGAACAAGGAATAGATGAGTTTAAGAATGAAGTTTTGTTAATTGCAAAACTTCAGCACAGAAATCTTGTCAAACTTGTTGGCTGTTGCATTGAAGCAGAAGAAAAGATGCTGATCTATGAATACATGCCTAACAAAAGCCTGGACTACTTTATTTTTG ATCAGTCAAGAAAAGCATCTCTGGAATGGGAAAAGCGCTTTGAAATCATAATGGGCATTGCTCGAGGGATCCTATATCTTCATCAGGACTCTAGGTTAAGAATCATCCATAGAGACTTGAAAACAAGCAATGTTCTTCTAGATGGGGAGATGAATGCCAAAATTTCAGATTTCGGGACTGCAAGGATCTTTTGTGGGAACCAAAACCAAGCAAATACAAACAGAGTCGTCGGCACATT TGGATACATGTCACCAGAGTATGCTCTGGATGGCCTCTTCTCTGTAAAATCCGACGTCTTCAGTTTTGGAGTCTTACTTCTGGAGATCATTAGTGGTAGGAAGAACATAGGTTTTTTCAAAGAAGATCTGTCCTCAAATTTGATACGATAT ACATGGAATCTGTGGAAAGATGGAAACGCCTTGGAGATGATGGACTTATCAATCAGGCAATCATGCCCTAGTTCAGAAGTACTGCGATGCATTCAAGTTGGTCTATTGTGTGTGCAAGATTGTGCAGCAAACAGGCCAACAATgtccgaaattattttcatgttgaGCACTGACACAACTCTTCCATCTCCAACACAACCTACCTTTTCAATCACGAGAAGTCAGAACGATCCCAGTTTTCCTGCTATAGACACAAGTTCTTCAGTGAATCAGGTGACAATCAGTCTTGTGGATGCTCGATAA